The following coding sequences are from one Lipingzhangella halophila window:
- a CDS encoding thiamine pyrophosphate-binding protein, translating into MTERSSVAEAVGRVVAECGAARAFGVVGSGNLAVTNALRARGVPFVAARHEMGAATMADAYARMSDRLTVVSTHQGCGLTNALTGISEAAKSRTPMLVLTADTPGSAVRSNFRIDQDAAVRAVGAVSERVHSAASAVDDAVRACRTALHERRTVVLNLPLDVQAQVVEPRPVRVAAPRPVRPEPAAVTELTDLLANARRPVFVAGRGARGAAPELRSLAETAGALLATSAVANGLFRGDTWSLGISGGFSSPLAAELISDADLIVGWGCALNTWTTRHGRLIGSDAKAVQVDVEADALGAHQPVDLGVLGDVALTAADAETELAARGHKATGYRTPEVRQRIAERVRWRDEPYAELAEEGHIDPRTLSIGLDDALPAARAVSVDSGNFMGYPSVYLSVPDQYGFCFTQAFQSIGLGLATAIGTALAQPDRIPVAALGDGGFHMALAELETVVRLGLPMVIVVYNDAAYGAEVHHFGSGVDLDTVYFPDTDIASIARGFGCAGVTVRRPEDLDAVREWVAGDRAAPLVVDAKIASDGGSWWLAEAFR; encoded by the coding sequence ATGACGGAGCGGTCGAGTGTCGCGGAGGCCGTCGGGCGCGTGGTGGCCGAGTGCGGCGCCGCCCGGGCCTTCGGCGTGGTGGGCAGCGGGAACCTCGCGGTGACGAACGCGCTGCGGGCGCGCGGCGTGCCGTTCGTGGCGGCCCGGCACGAGATGGGCGCGGCCACCATGGCCGACGCCTACGCGCGGATGAGTGACCGGCTCACCGTGGTGTCCACCCACCAGGGCTGCGGCCTGACCAACGCGCTCACCGGGATCAGCGAGGCCGCGAAGAGCCGTACCCCGATGCTGGTGCTCACCGCCGACACACCGGGTTCCGCGGTGCGGTCCAACTTCCGGATCGACCAGGACGCCGCGGTGCGCGCGGTGGGGGCGGTGTCGGAGCGGGTGCACTCCGCGGCCAGCGCGGTCGACGACGCGGTGCGCGCCTGCCGCACCGCGCTGCACGAACGCCGCACCGTGGTGCTGAACCTGCCGCTGGACGTGCAGGCGCAGGTGGTGGAGCCCCGGCCGGTCCGGGTGGCGGCCCCGCGCCCGGTGCGCCCCGAGCCCGCCGCGGTGACCGAGCTGACCGATCTGCTCGCCAACGCGCGGCGCCCGGTGTTCGTGGCGGGGCGCGGCGCGCGCGGTGCGGCCCCGGAGCTGCGCTCGCTCGCGGAAACCGCCGGTGCGCTCCTCGCCACCTCGGCCGTGGCCAACGGCCTGTTCCGGGGCGATACGTGGTCGCTGGGTATCTCCGGCGGGTTCTCCTCGCCGCTGGCCGCCGAGCTGATCTCGGATGCCGACCTCATCGTCGGCTGGGGCTGCGCGCTGAACACGTGGACCACGCGGCACGGCAGGCTGATCGGCTCGGACGCAAAGGCCGTGCAGGTCGACGTGGAGGCCGACGCGTTGGGCGCGCACCAACCGGTCGACCTGGGCGTGCTGGGCGACGTGGCGTTGACCGCCGCCGACGCGGAGACGGAGCTGGCCGCGCGCGGCCACAAGGCGACCGGATACCGGACCCCGGAGGTGCGGCAGCGCATCGCCGAGCGGGTGCGCTGGCGGGACGAGCCGTACGCCGAGCTCGCCGAGGAGGGCCACATCGACCCCCGCACGCTGAGCATCGGGCTGGACGACGCGCTGCCCGCCGCGCGTGCCGTCTCGGTGGACTCCGGCAACTTCATGGGCTATCCGAGCGTGTACCTGTCCGTCCCGGACCAGTACGGGTTCTGCTTTACGCAGGCGTTTCAGTCCATCGGACTCGGCCTGGCGACCGCGATCGGCACGGCGCTGGCCCAGCCGGACCGGATCCCGGTGGCCGCGCTCGGCGACGGCGGCTTCCACATGGCGCTCGCGGAGCTGGAGACCGTGGTGCGGCTGGGGCTGCCGATGGTGATCGTGGTGTACAACGACGCGGCCTACGGTGCCGAGGTGCACCACTTCGGCAGCGGCGTCGACCTGGACACGGTGTACTTCCCCGACACCGACATCGCCTCGATCGCTCGCGGCTTCGGATGCGCCGGGGTCACCGTGCGCCGACCGGAGGACCTGGACGCGGTGCGTGAATGGGTCGCCGGGGACCGGGCCGCCCCGCTCGTGGTGGACGCCAAGATCGCCAGCGACGGCGGTTCCTGGTGGCTCG
- a CDS encoding cyclase family protein, translated as MSLLSELLTAINTKRVEIIDLTAPLTGKTPVLRLPEPFANTINFQLEEISRYDDRGPRWYWNNIHTGEHTGTHVDAPNHWVSGKDGLDVSQIPLGSLIAPAVVLDVTDRVAEDPDFLLGIDDVRRWENEHGPLPEGGWLLFRTGWDVHSGDEADFLNADEQGSHTPGISAECARWLAEETPLAGLGVETVGTDAGLAPELEPPFPCHELLLGAGKYGLTQLQNLAKLPPTGAVLLVSPLPVVGGSGSPARALALVEQG; from the coding sequence ATGTCGCTGCTATCCGAACTGCTCACCGCGATCAACACGAAGCGCGTCGAGATCATCGATCTGACCGCGCCGCTGACGGGAAAGACGCCGGTGCTGCGCCTGCCCGAACCGTTCGCCAACACGATCAACTTCCAGCTGGAGGAGATCAGCCGGTACGACGACCGGGGGCCGCGGTGGTACTGGAACAACATTCACACCGGTGAGCACACCGGTACCCATGTGGACGCGCCCAATCACTGGGTGTCCGGCAAGGACGGTCTGGACGTCTCCCAGATCCCCCTCGGCTCGCTGATCGCCCCGGCCGTGGTGCTGGACGTGACCGACCGGGTTGCCGAGGATCCGGACTTCCTGCTGGGGATCGACGATGTGCGCCGCTGGGAGAACGAGCACGGCCCGCTGCCGGAGGGCGGTTGGCTGCTGTTCCGGACCGGTTGGGACGTCCACTCCGGCGACGAGGCGGACTTCCTGAACGCCGACGAGCAGGGCTCGCACACACCGGGCATCTCCGCGGAATGCGCGCGCTGGCTGGCCGAGGAGACGCCGCTGGCCGGGCTCGGCGTGGAGACCGTTGGCACCGACGCGGGGCTCGCCCCGGAGCTCGAACCACCGTTCCCGTGCCACGAGCTGCTGCTCGGCGCCGGCAAGTACGGCCTGACGCAGCTGCAGAACCTCGCGAAGCTTCCGCCGACCGGGGCGGTCCTCCTGGTCTCCCCGCTCCCCGTCGTGGGTGGTTCCGGCAGTCCTGCCCGCGCTCTCGCGCTGGTCGAGCAGGGGTGA